A stretch of Flavobacterium sp. N2270 DNA encodes these proteins:
- a CDS encoding SusD/RagB family nutrient-binding outer membrane lipoprotein has product MKKLFYLFIASIAVTAVSCDKDFEEINISPNSSQVTDPNLLLSSTITATQNTIYNMQIGGDMGLCWAQHMSKVQYNDEEKYIPRRALMNSLWTVMYTSVISEADAAFALAGEDGNTNLQAAALIMKANAFQILTDVYGPVPFTEANVPGNVKPAFDDQETVYDGILGLLDQAETLLASGTGTITPSADLIYGGDASKWRKFAASLKLKALMRISARRTVDSDVQALVSSGLLFSSNADSAELAYTAAQPDANPIYETIVFAPRAEYKVSSVLVNTLNSISDPRLPVYAQPNNASAYVGNTPGVENPGSYNAFSSPGTFYLQPTLPGVLLSYAQVEFLLAEAANELIIPGAVTQAKIHYINGITASFAFNGLGTPSAGYLATVDFTTQAAGRTQIGTQRWLALYGQGIEAWTEWRRTGYPALSPVVDAAIPVIPKRFYYSTDSQNYNQANYAAAAASLDNGDSMESKVWWMN; this is encoded by the coding sequence ATGAAAAAACTATTTTATTTATTTATTGCTTCTATCGCAGTTACTGCTGTTAGTTGTGATAAAGATTTTGAAGAGATTAATATCTCTCCAAATAGTTCACAAGTAACAGATCCAAATCTTTTGTTATCTTCAACTATTACTGCAACTCAGAATACAATTTATAATATGCAGATTGGTGGAGATATGGGATTATGTTGGGCACAACATATGTCTAAAGTTCAGTACAATGATGAAGAGAAATATATTCCTAGAAGAGCTTTAATGAACTCTTTGTGGACTGTTATGTACACTTCTGTTATCTCTGAAGCTGATGCTGCTTTTGCTTTAGCTGGAGAAGATGGTAACACGAACTTACAAGCTGCAGCTTTGATTATGAAAGCTAATGCTTTTCAAATTTTAACTGATGTTTATGGTCCAGTTCCATTTACTGAAGCAAATGTGCCTGGAAATGTAAAACCTGCTTTTGATGATCAAGAGACTGTATATGATGGTATTTTGGGATTATTAGATCAAGCAGAAACATTACTTGCTTCTGGTACAGGTACTATTACTCCATCTGCAGATTTGATTTATGGTGGTGATGCTTCAAAATGGAGAAAATTTGCAGCTTCATTAAAATTAAAAGCTTTAATGAGAATTTCTGCGAGAAGAACTGTTGATTCTGATGTTCAAGCATTAGTCTCTTCAGGTTTATTATTCTCATCTAATGCAGATTCAGCTGAATTAGCTTATACTGCAGCTCAACCAGATGCAAATCCAATTTATGAAACTATTGTTTTTGCTCCACGAGCTGAATATAAAGTGAGTTCTGTTTTAGTAAATACTTTAAATTCAATTTCAGATCCAAGACTTCCTGTTTATGCGCAGCCAAATAATGCTAGTGCTTATGTTGGAAATACTCCTGGTGTTGAAAACCCTGGTTCTTACAATGCATTTTCTTCTCCTGGAACATTCTATTTACAACCTACATTGCCAGGAGTCTTATTGTCTTATGCACAAGTTGAGTTTTTGCTTGCTGAAGCGGCTAATGAATTAATTATTCCTGGAGCAGTTACTCAAGCTAAAATTCATTATATAAATGGTATTACTGCTAGTTTTGCTTTTAATGGTTTAGGTACTCCTTCAGCTGGTTATTTAGCTACTGTTGATTTTACAACTCAAGCTGCTGGTAGAACTCAAATTGGAACTCAACGTTGGTTAGCTCTTTATGGTCAAGGTATTGAAGCTTGGACAGAATGGAGAAGAACAGGTTATCCAGCTTTATCTCCTGTAGTTGATGCTGCAATTCCAGTAATTCCAAAAAGATTCTATTACTCTACTGATTCTCAAAACTACAATCAAGCTAATTATGCTGCTGCTGCAGCTTCATTAGATAATGGTGATAGTATGGAGTCTAAAGTTTGGTGGATGAATTAA
- a CDS encoding putative porin encodes MRNFFLLFFTFISLSLFSQEKKNALEANALQENTVNDTVRLFKGQEIITGLSAKAPFNLYKIYTIKKDTTYIDTTLSIQKEYKYNLLRKDIFGLMPFSNEGQQYNTLHFSLNENSITPNFGFKGKHFNYLEVSDIKYYNVPTPLTDLYFKTVMEQGQSVDAFLTINTKPNLNFSIAYRGLRSNGKYINNLVSSGNFRFTSSYSSPNKKYFLNAHFTGQDISNQENGGIIDVSLFESSESPYNQRDRLDVYFKDATSFLKGNRFFIDHNYKIKSNDAFSLNVFHQFNQEYKFFEYTQPTVSSRFGDAYSSSISNKTRFNQLYNKIGVDLDSKKLGKISAYIDTNTYNYYYNSVVYDNFGNIEVPNAINDKIHSLGVDYAFNYKGINFGTSIKNSISNQNISNIELFGKYKLDSIASIEFKYTKKNSLPSLNYTLYQSDYIDYNWSNSFKNEKRNQFDAIFKSKWINLEVQYAVLNDYLYFDNVTNDITQLTVKPFQYANTINYTSVKASKEFKLGRFALDNTVLYQNVDQSNDIINVPQIVTRNTLYYTDYVFKNAMQIQTGFTFQYFSKYYANDYNPLLGEFYVQNETKIGNFPMIDFFINAKVKQARLFLKAEHFNSAWTGYNFYSSPNYPYRDFLVRFGIVWNFFQ; translated from the coding sequence ATGAGAAATTTTTTTTTACTTTTTTTTACTTTTATTTCTTTAAGTTTATTTTCTCAAGAGAAAAAAAATGCTTTGGAGGCAAATGCACTTCAAGAGAACACTGTTAATGATACTGTAAGGTTATTTAAAGGTCAAGAAATAATTACTGGTTTAAGTGCTAAAGCTCCTTTTAATTTGTATAAAATATATACTATTAAAAAGGATACTACTTATATAGATACCACTTTGTCAATTCAAAAAGAATATAAATATAATTTACTTCGTAAAGATATCTTTGGATTAATGCCATTTTCAAATGAAGGCCAGCAATACAATACCCTTCATTTTTCTTTAAATGAAAATTCTATTACACCAAATTTTGGATTTAAAGGAAAGCATTTTAATTATTTAGAGGTTTCCGATATTAAATATTATAATGTACCCACACCATTAACTGATTTGTATTTTAAAACTGTTATGGAACAAGGTCAGTCAGTAGACGCTTTTTTAACCATTAATACAAAACCAAATCTTAATTTTTCTATCGCTTATAGAGGTTTGCGTTCAAATGGAAAATATATTAATAACTTAGTCAGTTCTGGTAATTTTAGATTTACAAGTAGTTATTCTAGTCCAAACAAAAAATACTTTTTAAATGCGCATTTCACAGGCCAAGATATTTCAAATCAAGAAAATGGAGGAATTATTGATGTTTCTCTTTTTGAATCTAGTGAATCTCCTTATAATCAAAGAGATCGTTTAGACGTTTATTTTAAAGATGCTACTTCTTTTTTAAAAGGAAATCGTTTTTTTATAGATCACAACTATAAAATTAAATCTAATGATGCATTTTCATTAAACGTTTTTCATCAGTTTAATCAGGAATATAAATTTTTTGAATATACTCAACCTACTGTAAGTTCAAGATTTGGCGACGCTTATTCTTCTTCAATTAGTAATAAAACTCGTTTCAATCAACTATATAATAAAATAGGTGTTGATTTAGATTCTAAAAAGTTAGGTAAAATTTCTGCTTATATTGACACTAATACCTATAATTATTATTACAATAGTGTTGTTTATGATAATTTTGGAAATATTGAAGTGCCAAATGCTATCAATGATAAAATTCACAGCTTAGGTGTTGATTATGCTTTTAATTATAAAGGAATAAATTTTGGTACCAGTATAAAAAATTCAATTTCAAATCAAAATATCTCAAATATTGAATTGTTTGGAAAATACAAACTAGATAGCATTGCTTCAATCGAATTTAAATACACAAAGAAGAACTCTTTACCAAGTTTGAACTATACACTTTACCAAAGTGATTACATTGATTACAATTGGTCTAATAGCTTCAAAAATGAAAAGCGCAATCAATTTGATGCAATTTTTAAAAGTAAATGGATTAATTTAGAGGTTCAATATGCTGTTTTAAACGATTATTTATATTTTGATAATGTTACTAACGATATTACTCAGCTTACAGTTAAACCTTTTCAGTATGCTAATACAATTAATTATACATCTGTTAAAGCAAGTAAAGAATTTAAATTAGGTCGTTTTGCATTAGATAATACGGTTTTATATCAAAATGTAGATCAATCTAATGACATTATAAATGTACCTCAAATAGTAACTAGAAACACATTATACTACACAGATTATGTGTTTAAAAATGCAATGCAAATTCAAACAGGGTTTACATTTCAGTATTTTTCAAAATATTACGCAAACGATTATAATCCATTATTAGGTGAGTTTTATGTACAAAATGAAACTAAAATTGGAAATTTTCCAATGATAGATTTCTTCATCAATGCAAAAGTTAAACAAGCTCGTTTATTTTTAAAAGCAGAACATTTTAATTCCGCATGGACAGGTTATAACTTTTATTCTTCGCCTAATTATCCTTACCGTGATTTTTTAGTTCGTTTTGGAATAGTATGGAATTTCTTTCAATAG
- a CDS encoding pyridoxal-phosphate dependent enzyme produces the protein MKYAKNILETIGNTPLVQLNKITQEVDALVLAKVETFNPGNSVKDRMAVKMIEDAEANGLLKPGGTIIEGTSGNTGMGLALAAIVKGYKCIFVISDKQSKEKMDILRAVGAKVVVCPTDVEPTDPRSYYSVSKRLAEETENSWYVNQYDNPSNAIAHYEQTGPEIWEQTEGKITHFVVGVGTGGTISGVGKYLKEKNPNIKIWGIDTYGSVFKKYHETGIFDENEIYSYITEGIGEDILPKNVDFSLIDGFTKVTDKDAAVYTRKIALEEGIFVGNSAGSAVKGLLQLKEHFKPNDVVVVLFHDSGSRYVGKMFNDDWMRERGFLEDEIIKAEDLIKGHIEKPLVIVRTEELVSHAIERMRKYKISQIPVIDVNGFVGSIDESDLFESYLNDNNIGDKPIKEVMGKPYPIIKKGTSIEEVSKLINKENQAVLIDLGDNKHHIITKYDIIGAIK, from the coding sequence ATGAAATACGCAAAAAATATATTAGAAACTATTGGTAACACACCATTAGTACAATTAAATAAAATAACACAAGAAGTGGATGCTTTGGTATTAGCAAAAGTAGAAACTTTTAACCCAGGAAATTCTGTAAAGGATAGAATGGCGGTTAAAATGATTGAAGATGCTGAAGCCAATGGTCTTTTAAAACCAGGAGGAACAATTATTGAAGGAACTTCTGGAAATACAGGAATGGGCTTAGCTTTAGCAGCAATTGTAAAAGGTTACAAATGTATTTTTGTAATTTCAGATAAACAATCTAAAGAAAAAATGGATATCCTTAGAGCTGTTGGTGCTAAAGTTGTTGTTTGTCCTACTGATGTTGAGCCAACAGATCCTCGTTCTTATTATTCTGTATCAAAGCGTTTAGCTGAAGAAACTGAGAATTCTTGGTATGTAAATCAATACGATAATCCTTCAAATGCAATTGCACATTATGAACAAACCGGACCAGAAATTTGGGAACAAACCGAAGGTAAAATTACACATTTTGTTGTTGGTGTAGGAACTGGTGGAACTATTTCTGGAGTTGGTAAATACTTAAAAGAAAAAAATCCAAATATTAAAATTTGGGGAATTGATACATATGGTTCTGTTTTTAAAAAATACCACGAAACAGGTATTTTCGATGAAAATGAAATTTACTCTTACATCACAGAAGGAATTGGGGAAGATATTTTACCTAAAAATGTAGATTTTTCTCTTATTGATGGCTTTACAAAAGTAACCGATAAAGATGCAGCCGTTTATACGCGTAAAATCGCTTTAGAAGAAGGAATTTTTGTTGGAAATTCAGCTGGTTCTGCGGTAAAAGGTCTTTTGCAATTAAAAGAGCATTTTAAACCTAATGATGTTGTTGTGGTTTTATTTCATGACAGTGGAAGTAGATATGTAGGTAAAATGTTTAACGATGATTGGATGCGCGAAAGAGGTTTCTTGGAAGATGAAATTATAAAAGCAGAAGATTTAATTAAAGGGCATATTGAAAAACCTTTAGTAATTGTTCGTACAGAGGAATTGGTTTCTCATGCAATCGAAAGAATGAGAAAATATAAAATTTCTCAAATTCCGGTAATTGATGTTAATGGTTTTGTAGGTTCTATTGACGAATCTGATTTGTTTGAAAGTTATTTAAACGATAATAATATTGGTGATAAACCTATAAAAGAGGTTATGGGAAAACCTTATCCAATTATTAAAAAAGGAACTAGTATTGAAGAAGTTTCTAAATTAATAAATAAAGAAAATCAAGCGGTTTTGATCGATTTAGGAGATAATAAACACCATATTATTACAAAATACGACATCATAGGAGCTATCAAATAA
- a CDS encoding DUF2851 family protein, with the protein MKEDFLHYLWKNKKFDISNLQTVCGEEVVILNSGAYLKEQGPDFFNAQLIIANQKWAGNVEIHLKSSDWYVHHHEVDINYDNVILHVVWEHDVDVFRKNNTNIPVLELKKYVSNVELEKHNYLFKSKTWINCENDIHNVDSFTLKKWKERLFLERLEIKTESIQTFLNENENDWEATFFVFLAKYFGLNVNGESFFKIAKSIPFAIIRKEQTNLLSLEALLFGFANLLNDENEDVYYQNLKERWKYLQIKYKLTNDGFVNLHFFKLRPDNFPTIRLSQLAVLYHLNTNLFSKVIDLNNLNDFYKLFNSEVSEYWKTHYVFDKESKFKNKKLSKSFVNLLVINAVLPIRFLFVKQRGEIIIDDLIDLLIEIPSEKNTIIDKFNYHKLKSNSAFDSQTLIHLKNEYCNPKKCLNCDIGLSLLK; encoded by the coding sequence ATGAAGGAAGATTTTTTACATTATTTGTGGAAAAATAAGAAATTTGACATTTCAAATTTACAAACCGTTTGTGGTGAAGAAGTTGTAATACTTAATTCAGGTGCTTATTTAAAAGAACAAGGACCAGATTTTTTTAATGCACAACTTATCATTGCCAACCAAAAATGGGCCGGAAATGTAGAAATCCATCTTAAATCTTCAGATTGGTATGTGCATCATCATGAAGTAGATATTAATTATGATAATGTCATTTTGCATGTCGTTTGGGAACACGATGTCGACGTTTTTCGTAAAAACAACACTAATATTCCTGTTTTAGAGCTTAAAAAATATGTGTCTAATGTCGAATTAGAAAAACACAACTATTTATTTAAAAGTAAAACTTGGATTAACTGTGAAAACGACATTCATAATGTCGATTCATTTACGCTAAAAAAATGGAAAGAACGTTTGTTTTTAGAGCGTTTAGAAATAAAAACAGAATCAATTCAGACTTTTTTAAATGAAAACGAGAATGATTGGGAAGCAACTTTTTTTGTTTTTTTGGCAAAATATTTTGGATTAAATGTAAATGGAGAATCTTTTTTTAAAATTGCAAAAAGCATTCCTTTTGCAATAATTAGAAAGGAACAGACTAATTTATTAAGTTTAGAAGCGCTATTGTTTGGTTTCGCTAATTTGTTGAATGATGAAAATGAAGATGTTTATTATCAAAATTTAAAAGAACGATGGAAGTATTTACAAATAAAATATAAACTTACTAATGACGGTTTTGTAAATCTTCATTTTTTTAAATTAAGACCTGATAATTTTCCTACAATTAGATTGTCTCAATTAGCTGTTTTGTACCATTTAAATACTAATTTATTTTCTAAAGTAATTGATCTGAATAATCTAAATGATTTTTACAAGTTGTTTAATTCAGAAGTTTCAGAATATTGGAAAACACATTATGTTTTTGATAAAGAAAGTAAGTTCAAAAATAAAAAGTTGTCAAAGTCATTTGTTAACTTACTTGTTATCAATGCGGTGTTGCCTATTAGGTTTTTGTTTGTGAAACAAAGAGGTGAGATTATTATTGATGATTTAATTGATCTATTAATTGAAATTCCTTCCGAGAAAAATACTATCATTGATAAATTTAATTATCATAAATTAAAATCCAATTCTGCATTTGATTCTCAAACATTAATTCATTTAAAAAATGAATATTGTAATCCTAAAAAATGCTTAAATTGTGATATTGGATTATCTTTGCTTAAATAA
- a CDS encoding PspC domain-containing protein has product MHKILHFFEKHGFFVASRLAERLGMRASNVRLFFVYISFVTVGLGFGFYLTIAFLLKLKDMIYTKRSSVFDL; this is encoded by the coding sequence ATGCATAAAATTCTTCATTTTTTTGAAAAACATGGCTTTTTTGTAGCATCAAGACTTGCTGAAAGGTTAGGAATGCGAGCATCTAATGTAAGACTTTTTTTTGTTTACATTTCCTTTGTTACTGTCGGTTTAGGATTTGGTTTTTATTTAACAATTGCTTTTTTATTAAAGCTAAAAGATATGATTTACACAAAAAGAAGTTCAGTTTTTGATTTATAA
- a CDS encoding sodium-dependent transporter: protein MSTKADSWGSRVGLILAMAGNAVGLGNFLRFPVQAVQNGGGAFIIPYLVCFLVMGIPLLFIEWSSGRFGGRSGNHSTPYILDSMVKGRILKYIGVFGIFTNIAVAAYYCYIESWTMSYVYHTLIGTFDGMSQANVAGFFNSYVDVAHSTTGIPYEAVVFYVICLVLNTFILSKGIGGIEKVAKVGMPLLILFGVILAVRGLTLGTSGASEIFPDANAWDGLNFLWTPQYESILDLKVWMAAAGQIFFTLSVGMGTIHCYAAYIESKDDIALNAVSAGFMNEFVEVVLGSLIVIPIAAGYLGLDWVIQNAGFGMAFQTMPYLFQQWGSTLAVVAGVCWFGLLFFAGITSSLAMGTPWMGFMRDEFGWSKNKGAWSFGAMILVLGLPTVIFYQEGVFDEYDYWAGTVSLVVFAMLETILFSWIFGMDKGWREITSGADIKVPNIYKFIIKYVTPVMLIIIFLGSLFKPLDNDWSGNVSSLFSGNGWALDNGSIIKTIMHSGIKEQITIATDPVIIEQLQDKIFYLNFARLLLVGLFMFISLLVYMAFQKRRKEGRATL from the coding sequence ATGTCTACAAAAGCAGATTCTTGGGGATCACGTGTTGGTCTTATATTAGCAATGGCAGGAAATGCTGTTGGTCTTGGAAATTTTTTAAGATTTCCAGTGCAAGCAGTTCAAAATGGAGGAGGAGCATTTATTATTCCTTATTTAGTATGTTTTTTAGTAATGGGTATACCATTATTATTTATAGAGTGGTCTTCAGGTAGATTTGGAGGTAGATCTGGAAATCATAGTACTCCTTATATTTTAGATTCAATGGTTAAAGGAAGAATACTTAAATACATTGGTGTTTTTGGTATTTTTACAAATATTGCAGTAGCTGCATATTACTGTTATATTGAATCATGGACTATGTCTTATGTATATCATACCCTAATAGGAACTTTTGATGGAATGAGTCAAGCAAATGTTGCTGGTTTTTTTAATTCATATGTAGATGTAGCTCATTCAACAACAGGAATTCCTTATGAGGCTGTTGTTTTTTATGTAATTTGTTTAGTCTTAAATACTTTTATTCTATCTAAAGGTATTGGAGGGATTGAAAAAGTTGCAAAAGTTGGGATGCCTTTATTAATTCTTTTTGGAGTTATATTAGCAGTTCGAGGATTAACTCTAGGAACATCTGGAGCTTCTGAAATTTTTCCAGATGCAAACGCGTGGGATGGTTTAAATTTTCTTTGGACACCGCAGTATGAATCAATTCTTGATTTAAAGGTTTGGATGGCCGCAGCAGGTCAAATCTTTTTCACATTGTCAGTTGGTATGGGAACTATTCATTGTTATGCAGCTTATATTGAATCTAAAGATGATATTGCTTTAAATGCTGTTTCTGCTGGTTTTATGAACGAATTTGTAGAAGTGGTTTTAGGTAGTTTAATTGTAATTCCTATTGCTGCTGGATATTTAGGGCTGGATTGGGTTATTCAAAACGCTGGTTTTGGTATGGCTTTTCAAACAATGCCTTATCTGTTTCAACAATGGGGTTCTACATTAGCTGTAGTAGCTGGAGTTTGTTGGTTTGGGCTTTTGTTCTTTGCTGGAATTACTTCTTCATTAGCAATGGGTACGCCATGGATGGGGTTTATGAGAGATGAATTTGGTTGGTCTAAAAATAAAGGAGCTTGGTCTTTTGGAGCAATGATTTTAGTTTTAGGTTTGCCAACTGTTATATTTTACCAAGAAGGAGTTTTTGATGAGTATGATTATTGGGCTGGTACGGTTAGTTTGGTTGTTTTTGCAATGTTAGAAACAATTTTGTTCTCTTGGATTTTTGGAATGGATAAAGGTTGGAGAGAAATAACAAGTGGTGCTGATATTAAAGTTCCAAATATTTATAAATTTATAATCAAATATGTAACTCCGGTTATGTTAATAATTATTTTCTTAGGTTCATTATTTAAGCCTTTAGATAATGATTGGTCAGGAAATGTTTCTAGTTTATTCTCAGGAAATGGATGGGCTTTAGATAACGGTTCTATAATTAAAACAATAATGCACTCTGGAATTAAAGAACAAATAACTATTGCTACTGATCCTGTTATTATTGAACAGTTGCAAGATAAAATTTTCTATTTAAATTTTGCTAGGCTTTTATTAGTTGGTTTGTTTATGTTTATCAGTTTGTTAGTTTACATGGCTTTTCAAAAGAGACGTAAAGAAGGAAGAGCTACATTATAA
- a CDS encoding ComEA family DNA-binding protein, with protein sequence MFHNIKSHFLFSKEHRGGIFLLIVLIVLVQLMYFFIDFSKFETSSKEKNINKDWLLVQSEIDSLNAISKVKKFTILPFNPNFISDYKGYLLGMSVNEIDRLHKYRENNKFVNSAKEFQDVTKVSDSLLKIISPNFKFPDWVTKKNKYQNNSSHKFYNKTEKVITQKDINIATKEEIMEVYGIGDKISDIILQEKEKFGAFASIDQLEFVWGVSPEALVDIKKRFFVKPNIQIKKVNINNQSIKELAKFPYFKYTLAKEIVTYRSMNGDFKSIDDLTKIKGMPNEKLKIIALYLEF encoded by the coding sequence ATGTTTCATAATATAAAATCCCATTTCCTATTTTCTAAAGAACATAGAGGTGGGATTTTTTTGCTTATTGTTTTAATTGTATTGGTTCAATTAATGTATTTTTTTATCGATTTTTCTAAATTTGAAACTTCATCAAAAGAAAAAAATATTAACAAAGATTGGCTTTTGGTTCAATCTGAAATAGATAGTTTAAATGCAATTTCTAAAGTAAAAAAGTTTACAATTTTACCTTTTAATCCAAATTTCATATCCGATTATAAAGGGTATTTGTTAGGTATGTCGGTTAATGAAATTGATAGGTTGCATAAATATAGAGAAAATAATAAGTTTGTTAATTCTGCTAAAGAATTTCAGGATGTGACTAAAGTTTCAGATTCTTTATTAAAAATAATTTCTCCAAATTTTAAATTTCCAGATTGGGTTACGAAAAAAAATAAATATCAAAATAACTCTTCTCATAAGTTTTATAATAAAACTGAAAAAGTAATAACTCAAAAAGATATTAATATTGCTACTAAAGAAGAAATTATGGAGGTTTATGGAATTGGAGATAAAATTTCAGATATTATTTTACAGGAAAAAGAAAAGTTCGGTGCTTTCGCATCAATTGATCAATTAGAATTTGTGTGGGGAGTTTCTCCAGAAGCTTTAGTCGATATAAAAAAGAGGTTTTTTGTTAAGCCAAATATTCAAATTAAAAAAGTAAATATTAACAATCAATCAATAAAAGAGCTGGCTAAATTTCCTTATTTTAAATACACGCTTGCAAAAGAAATTGTTACTTACAGAAGTATGAATGGAGATTTTAAAAGTATTGATGATTTAACAAAAATTAAAGGAATGCCTAATGAAAAATTAAAAATAATAGCCTTATATTTGGAATTCTAA